The genomic region TCGTTTCACACGAAATTCTTGACACAGAAGCCATTCGCCGCGATTTTCCGGTGCTTCACCAGAAGGTGAGCGGCCGGGATCTGGTGTATTTTGACAACGCCGCCACGACCCAGAAGCCCAAGGCAGTGATCGACGCCCTGACCGGATACTACGAAGGATACAACGCCAATATTCACCGGGGCATCCACCACCTCGCCGAAAAGGCTACGGGTGCGTTTGAGGCTACCCGGATAGCTATCCAGCGCTTCCTGAACGCCGCGCATGTCGAGGAAATCATTTTCACCTACGGCACCACGGACGGCATTAACCTGGTGGCGCAGACGTACGGCCGGAAATTCCTCGGCGAAGGCGACGAAATTATCATTTCCACGATGGAACACCACTCCAACATCGTCCCCTGGCAGATGCTCTGCGAGGAACGCGGCTGCGTGCTGAAGGTGATTCCGGTGGATGACAACGGGGATCTGATTCTCGAAGAATACGAAAAGCTGCTGACCGACCGGACCAGATTTGTCTCGGTCGTGTACGTTTCCAACGCGCTGGGCACGATCAATCCCGTCAAGACCATCATCGACAAGGCGCATGCCGTCGGGGCGAAGGTGCTCATCGACGGAGCGCAGGCCACCTCCCACCTCGACATCGACGTGCAGGCGCTGGACCCTGACTTTTTTGTCTTTTCGGCCCACAAGCTCTACGGCCCGACGGGCATGGGCGCGCTGTACGGCAAGCGGGAAGTGCTCGAAGCC from Tellurirhabdus rosea harbors:
- a CDS encoding SufS family cysteine desulfurase; this translates as MQVVSHEILDTEAIRRDFPVLHQKVSGRDLVYFDNAATTQKPKAVIDALTGYYEGYNANIHRGIHHLAEKATGAFEATRIAIQRFLNAAHVEEIIFTYGTTDGINLVAQTYGRKFLGEGDEIIISTMEHHSNIVPWQMLCEERGCVLKVIPVDDNGDLILEEYEKLLTDRTRFVSVVYVSNALGTINPVKTIIDKAHAVGAKVLIDGAQATSHLDIDVQALDPDFFVFSAHKLYGPTGMGALYGKREVLEAMPPWRGGGEMIKEVTFEKTTYNDLPYKFEAGTPNIADVIATQYALEYVDTLGKKNIAAHENQLLAYATDALSSIDGLRLVGTAKEKISVVSFVMDGIHHQDIGVILDQQGIAVRTGHHCTQPLMRRFGIAGTTRASFAVYNTTEEIDRLVQGLHRVKKMML